Sequence from the Janthinobacterium lividum genome:
GGCTTTTTTACATCTGCCGCAGGCCGTCAGCCGGCCAGGGTCACGCGCTGGTGGCTGCGGCTGGCCTGCTGCGCCGCCAATGCCGTGGCCAGCGCGCGCATGCCGTCGTCGCCGGTGGCGGCAGGCTGCCCTTCGCCGCGCATGGCGCGCTGGAAGGCGCGCACCGAGCGCACGTACAGGTTTTCATGCTCGACGGGGATGTCGACGCTGCCGCCGTCGCGCGTCAGGGTAATGCTGCCGACGGGGCGCTGCGTCATCACGCCGGTGGCGAAGATGGTGCCCTTGCTGCCGATGATTTCCACGCCGGACAGCGAATGCGGCGCGTTGAACGCGTCGTGCACCTGCACCAGGGTGCCGTTGTCGAACTCGATGACGGCCATCAGGCCCTCTTCCAGCCCGGCCACCGTCATGCCGCCGCTGGTGGCGCAGGCCGTCACGTGGCGCGGCTCCGAGTCCAGCAGGAAGCGCAGGGTGTCGACATCGTGCACGAACATGTCGAGCGTGACGCCGCCCGACTCCGGCGCGTCCAGGCGCCAGCCACGCAGGTGCTGCGGCAGGTTGTTCGCGTGCAGCACGCGGCAATACAGGGGCTGGCCGATCTCGCCCGCGCGTATCAGCTCGCGCACCTTGCCGTGGCTGGCGGCGTTGCGCAGGTGGTGGTTAATCCCCAGCACCACGCCCGCCTCAACGCAGCCGTCCACCATGCGGCGGGCGTCGTCCAGGTTCAGCGCCAGCGGCTTCTCGCACAGCACGTGCTTGCCGGCGCGCGCTGCTTGCAAGGTTTGCGCCATGTGCAACTCGTTGGTGGTGCTGATGTACACGGCGTCCGCGCCCGGATGGGCCAGCGCCGCATCCAGGTCCGTGTAGCTGGCGCCGATGCCGAACCGCGCGGCAAAGGCGGCGCCGCGCGCGGCGTCCCGGCTGACCACGGCCAGCACTTCGGCATCGTCCTGCTGGCGGATCGCGTCGACCATCCATTCGCGCGCCACGGTGCTGGCGCCAACCAAAATCCATCCGATCTTCTTCATTCGATTCTCCCGTTAAAAAGTGTGGCGCAGGCCGAGGTTCCAGGCCTGGTTGCCGGTGCCGTTGTCGGTGGCGTTGCCCACCACATAGGCGGCGCCGTTGCGGTTGTCGATATGCGCGTAGGCGGCATACAAGGTGCTGCGCTTCGACAGCGCATAGGTGTAGCCGATGCCGACCTGGGAAGCGTCGCCGTTGGCGGCGCGCCGGTCGTCGCGCCGTACGTACGAGAACAGGACGCGGTGCGGGCCCACCGGCAAGGTGGCGCCCAGCATCAGGTCCGCGCTGTCGACCGTGGTGGCGGCGCCCGCCGTGCTCTTGCTGAAGGCGACGGCGCCATGCGCCTTGAGCACGCCAAAGTCCCAGGTGGCGCCCAGCACCGTGTTGCGCGCCCTGCCCGCCACCTGCACGCTGGATACGGTGTTGGCATCCTGGTGCGCCAGGCGCACGTACAGCGGCCCGCTGGCATAGGTGGCCGCAGCGCCCGTGTAGCGCCTGGCCGCCGCGTCACCGGGCACTTCGCCGAAGCCGTACGCCAGTTCTCCTGAAAGGCCGCCGCGCACGGGCGAGCTGTAGGTGATGCTGTTGTCGACCCGGCTGATGTAGCCGGCCGTGAAGACATTGCTCATCCTGCCAGCAAAACCCAGGTAAAACGGGTCCAGCGCCCCCAGGCTGCTATCGATGAAGGTGTACTGGCGGCCCAGCCGCAGCGTGCCAGCCGCGCCGCCCAGGCCGACGAAGGCCTGGCGCCCGAACAGCAGGCCGCCCTGGGCCGAAGCGCCCGTGTCGGCCAGGATGCCCGCATCCATCGTAAACAGCGCCGTCATGCCGCCGCCCAGGTCTTCGCTGCCCTTGAAACCGAGCCGCGAGCCGTTGGCGATGCCGCTCGTCAGCTTGAGCACCCTGCCCCCGGGGCCACCGCTCTCGGACACCACGCCCATGTCCATGATGCCGTACACGGCCACGTTCGACTGCGCGCAACACAGGCCGCTGCCGGCGCCGATGATCATTGCCCCTACTACCTTCTTCTTCATCTCTTTCCCTGTCTGTGGATACTGCGCTTAGCTCACCAGATGGCGCGGATGCTCGCCGCGCAAGCCTGCCAGCAGGTTGTCCACTGCCTGCTGCGCCATGGCGTAGCGCGTTTCGTGCGTGGCCGAGCCGATGTGCGGCAGCGCCACCACGTTGGCCATGCCCGGCAGCGGATTGTCCGGCGCCAGCGGTTCGCGCTCGAACACGTCGAGACCGGCGCCGTGGATGGTGCCCTGCTGCAGCGCCTCGATCAGCGCCGCCTCGTCGACGATGCGCCCGCGCGAACCGTTGATGAAGATGGCGCCGGGGCGCATCAGCGCGAACTCGCGCCGGCCCATCATGCGTTCCGTCTGCGCCGTCAGCGGCAGCACCACGCAGACGAAGTCCGACCCGGCCAGCAAGTCGTCGAGCGCCACCTGGCGCGCGCCCAGCGCTGCCTCCACCTCGGGCACCGCTTCACCGTTCACGTACAGCACCTGCATGCCGAAGCCCAGCGCGGCGCGGCGGGCGACGGCTCGGCCGATGCGGCCCATGCCCAGCATGCCGATGGTCTTGCCATGCACATTGACGCCGTACTGGCTTTCGCCCACGCTGCGCGTCCAGCGTCCGGCCTTGACGAATTCGGCCAGTTCGACGACACGCCGCGCGCTGGCGAGGATCAGCGCGAAGATCGTGTCCGCCGTCGTCTCCGTCAGCACATCCGGCGTATTGGCCAGCAAGATGCCCCGCTCGCGCAGGTAATCCACGTCGAACTGGTCGACACCCACGGAAATGGTGGAAATGATGCGCAGGTCAAAGGCCGGGTCCAGCAGTTCACGGTCCAGGCGCACGCTGGCGCCCAGCAAGCCGTGCGCGCCGCGGATGGCGGCCGCGAACGCGGCGCGGTTGCCCGCATCGATCGCCTCAAAATACGTCACCTCGCATTCGGCACGCAGGCGCGCCAGCAGCGGCTCGGCCAGCTTTTTATACACAACCACATGTTTTTTCACGATTATTTCCCCTGTACGGTTCAAGATGGGACCAGCGCGTCGAGCTGGGCGCGGGTCGGCAAGCCTTCCATGTCGCCGGCCACCTGGATGGCGAAGGCGCCGACCCGGTTGCCGCGCCCTACCGCCTGCGCCAGCGGCAAGCCTTCCAGCAAGGCGCTGACCAGGCCGGCCGCGAAGCCGTCGCCGGCGCCCACCGTGTCGACCACGTTGGCCACGCGCTCGCCCGGCACCATGCCGCTGTCGCCATCGGCCGTGCGGTAATAGGCACCCTCGGCGCCCAGCTTGATGACCACCAGCCGCGCGCCCTGCTGCAGGTAAAAGCCGGCGACATCGTGCGGCAGGTCGTGGCCGGTGAGGATTTTCCCCTCCCCCAGGCCAGGCAGCACCCAGTCCGCCTTGGCGGCGAGGCGGTTGATCTGTTCGACCATCACGGCTTGCGACGGCCACAGCGAGGGCCGCAGATTCGGGTCGAACGATACGCTACGGCCGTTGGCGCGCATGAAGTCGAGGGCCTGGCCGGCGAACGCCAGGCTGGTCCCGGACAGCGCCGCGGCCACGCCCGTGGCGTGCAGGTGGCGCGCGGACAAGAAATAGGCGGGGTCGAAGTGCTCGGGCGCCAGCCGGCTGGCGGCGGAACCCTTGCGGAAGTATTCGACCAGCGGATCGGCGCCGTTCTCGGCCTTCTCCTTGAGCAGGAAGGCGCTGGACTGGCCGGCGACGGTGACGACCCGGCTGCAATCGACGCCTTCGGCCTGCACGCTGGCGCGGATGAAGCGGCCGAACGAGTCGTCGCCCACCCGGCTCAGCCAGCCGACGCGCAAGCCCAGGCGCGCCAGGCCGATGGCGACATTCGTCTCGGCGCCGGCCAGGCGGCGCGTGAAATGCGCCACGGCTGCCAGATCGCCCGTTTCCTCGGCAACGAACATCGCCATCGCCTCGCCGTAGGTGACGACATCGAGCGCGTGCTCCCCTTGCAGCATTTCGTGTTTGATCATGCGGCCTCCAGGATTTGAATGTAGCGACCCGTTTCGGCCACCAGGTCGGCGCCCTCGAGCGGGAATTCGATGGCCCGCTGCACGCCCGGCGCAAAGTGCGCGAAGACGGCGCGCCAGGCCGGATCGGCCTCGGAAACGGCGCAGGCGGACAACCTTCCCCCGTCATCGATGACAGCCTTGCAGTGCACATAGCGCACGTACGGCGCCAGCAGGCGCGCCGCCTGCTGCGCATCCTCGCCCACCCAGCGCCAGTTGCCGATGTCGAAGGTCAGCCCCACCGGCAGCCCGCCTTCGCGCGCCGCCGCCAGGAAGCGCGCCATCGTCGCCAGCTTGCCGCCGTGGGCCGTCTGGTCGTTTTCCACCAGCAGCGCCACGGGCGCGGCCGCCAGCCGGGCGTGCAAGGCCGCCAGGTCCGGCGCGGCCGGGTAATGACCGAGCGACACCTTCAGGTAGCGTGCACCCAGGCGCGCCGCCTCGTCCAGCATCTGCTGCAGCAGCTCATGCTGCAGCAATCCGTCCGCGCCCCACAATTCGATGGGCGTGGAATACACGCAGTACAGGCCCCGCGCGGCCACCGCCGCGCCCATGCGCGCCAGGTCCGGCAAGTCGGACGTAAACAATTCGCGGCGGATCTCGATGCCGGCGCCGCCCGCATCGGCCACCACGTCGATGAAATGGCTTTGCCCCAATTGCCGTACCCTGCTTGCGCCATAGGCCGACGCCGCCACCAGGACGGGGCTCACTTGA
This genomic interval carries:
- a CDS encoding 2-hydroxyacid dehydrogenase → MKKHVVVYKKLAEPLLARLRAECEVTYFEAIDAGNRAAFAAAIRGAHGLLGASVRLDRELLDPAFDLRIISTISVGVDQFDVDYLRERGILLANTPDVLTETTADTIFALILASARRVVELAEFVKAGRWTRSVGESQYGVNVHGKTIGMLGMGRIGRAVARRAALGFGMQVLYVNGEAVPEVEAALGARQVALDDLLAGSDFVCVVLPLTAQTERMMGRREFALMRPGAIFINGSRGRIVDEAALIEALQQGTIHGAGLDVFEREPLAPDNPLPGMANVVALPHIGSATHETRYAMAQQAVDNLLAGLRGEHPRHLVS
- a CDS encoding sugar phosphate isomerase/epimerase family protein — translated: MSPVLVAASAYGASRVRQLGQSHFIDVVADAGGAGIEIRRELFTSDLPDLARMGAAVAARGLYCVYSTPIELWGADGLLQHELLQQMLDEAARLGARYLKVSLGHYPAAPDLAALHARLAAAPVALLVENDQTAHGGKLATMARFLAAAREGGLPVGLTFDIGNWRWVGEDAQQAARLLAPYVRYVHCKAVIDDGGRLSACAVSEADPAWRAVFAHFAPGVQRAIEFPLEGADLVAETGRYIQILEAA
- a CDS encoding sugar kinase, encoding MIKHEMLQGEHALDVVTYGEAMAMFVAEETGDLAAVAHFTRRLAGAETNVAIGLARLGLRVGWLSRVGDDSFGRFIRASVQAEGVDCSRVVTVAGQSSAFLLKEKAENGADPLVEYFRKGSAASRLAPEHFDPAYFLSARHLHATGVAAALSGTSLAFAGQALDFMRANGRSVSFDPNLRPSLWPSQAVMVEQINRLAAKADWVLPGLGEGKILTGHDLPHDVAGFYLQQGARLVVIKLGAEGAYYRTADGDSGMVPGERVANVVDTVGAGDGFAAGLVSALLEGLPLAQAVGRGNRVGAFAIQVAGDMEGLPTRAQLDALVPS
- a CDS encoding Gfo/Idh/MocA family protein codes for the protein MKKIGWILVGASTVAREWMVDAIRQQDDAEVLAVVSRDAARGAAFAARFGIGASYTDLDAALAHPGADAVYISTTNELHMAQTLQAARAGKHVLCEKPLALNLDDARRMVDGCVEAGVVLGINHHLRNAASHGKVRELIRAGEIGQPLYCRVLHANNLPQHLRGWRLDAPESGGVTLDMFVHDVDTLRFLLDSEPRHVTACATSGGMTVAGLEEGLMAVIEFDNGTLVQVHDAFNAPHSLSGVEIIGSKGTIFATGVMTQRPVGSITLTRDGGSVDIPVEHENLYVRSVRAFQRAMRGEGQPAATGDDGMRALATALAAQQASRSHQRVTLAG
- a CDS encoding porin, with the protein product MKKKVVGAMIIGAGSGLCCAQSNVAVYGIMDMGVVSESGGPGGRVLKLTSGIANGSRLGFKGSEDLGGGMTALFTMDAGILADTGASAQGGLLFGRQAFVGLGGAAGTLRLGRQYTFIDSSLGALDPFYLGFAGRMSNVFTAGYISRVDNSITYSSPVRGGLSGELAYGFGEVPGDAAARRYTGAAATYASGPLYVRLAHQDANTVSSVQVAGRARNTVLGATWDFGVLKAHGAVAFSKSTAGAATTVDSADLMLGATLPVGPHRVLFSYVRRDDRRAANGDASQVGIGYTYALSKRSTLYAAYAHIDNRNGAAYVVGNATDNGTGNQAWNLGLRHTF